The nucleotide sequence TGGGTCTCAGCAGCCGGGGCCGGGGTGGAGGCAGCGGCACCCGAGTAGCCCGAAGCTCCCGACAGGCCCAGCTTCTGGGAGCAGGAAGGCCAGGCGCCCCAGCCCTGCTCGGCCAGCACGCGCTCAGCCACAGCCTTCTGCTCGCTTGCGGAAGCGTTCGCAGCGCTGCCGGAGCCGCCGAAGGCGGCCCAGGTGGACGGGGTGAACTGCAGGCCGCCGGAGAAGCCGTTGCCCGTGTTGGCGCTCCAGTCGCCGCTGGCCTCGCACTCGACGAGCTGGTCCCACTTGTCGGCGGCCTGTGCGGGGGCAGCCGCACCGAGGAGGGCCGCGCCGCCGAAGACAGCGGCGGTGCCGGCGACGATGGTGTTCTTGATGTTCTTCTTCACGACAGGCTCCATGACGGCGCCGTCTCCGCTCGTGCCGTCCCCGGCGTCATAGCGTCGCTGTCTTTCCGTTCCAATGGTCTGGGTCTGGGATGCAGCTGTCGACAGCGATGACGGCTGACTGCAACCTGGATTTCGTGTGGCCCTCGACGAGGAGTCGAAGAGCTGGATCGATGCCCGCAGGCTCGCTCCGGAAGTTCGAAGATCACATTACCGTAACGATTCGGCTTGGCAACCCTTTTGAGCTGTGATCTGTGCCAATCTGAAAGGTTGACCCCCGAGGATCCAGGTCCCTTCAGCGGGACGACCGCGAGAGCCGCTCCCTCCCTCCGCGATCCGCCCGGATCTCCGCTGCGCCTCGCGAGGTCACAGCACCATAACAGCAAGGTCACGGTCAGGTCACGACCCGCTGTTGAGGGGACAGCTCGAGCGGAGCCCGCAGCCCCGCCCGAAGGCCCGTCCGACCCACGGCGGCGCAGGTCAGCGGGGCTTCAGGAGGCAGGCGAGATGCTGCTCACATTCGTTGACCAATCAGTCCTCCGCATGGACCTGAGCATCCTCAGCCTCCTCTGAGGGGCCCTGGAAGGCCTCCGGGCCCTCCGCGAGCAGCCGCGTGAAGTCGGCCTCGTCCAGCACCGTGACCCCCAGCGACTCGGCCTTCTCCAGCTTGGATCCTGCCGAGGCGCCGGCCACCAGGAAGTCGGTCTTCTTGGACACGGACCCCGAGGCCTTGCCGCCGCGGGTGAGGATCGCCTCCTTGGCGGAGTCGCGGGAGTAGTCCTCGAGCGTGCCGGTCACCACGATGGTCAGGCCCTCGAGGACCTTGGGAACGGAGTCGTCGACCTCGTCCTCCATGCGCACGCCCGCAGCGGCCCAGGACTCGACGATCTCGCGATGCCAGTCCACCTGGAACCAGTCGATGACCTCTCGTGCGATCACCGGGCCCACGCCGTCCGTGGCGGCCAGATCCTCCTCCGAGGCCTCGCGGATCCGGTCCATGGAGCCGAAGGCCGTGGCCAGCGAGCGCGCCGCCGTGGGGCCCACGTGCCGGATGGACAGCGCCACGAGCACGCGCCACAGCGGCTGGGAGGTGGCCTTGGCGAGCTCGTCGAAGAGCTTGACCGTGTTGGCGCTGGGCTTGGACGGGTGCTTGGCGCTGCCCTTGGTCCAGAAGTACGGCACGAGCTCGGTGTCTCCCGGCTTGGCCCCCGCGCCGCGCTTCTGCCGCTCGATCTTCACGTCCTTCAGCATCCCGGCGGAGAGATCGAAGAGCTGGGCCTCTGAGGTCAGCGGCGGATCGGCGGGCTCGGCGGGACGCGTCAGCGCTACGGCGGCCTCCTCCCCCAGCGCCTCGATGTCGAAGGCGCCGCGACTGGCCGCGTGGAAGACCCGCTCCTTGAGCTGATCCGGGCACGAGCGCGCGTTGGGGCAGCGGATGTCGACGTCGCCCTCCTTCGCCGGGCGCAGCTCGGTGCCGCACGACGGGCAGTGGGTGGGCATCACGAACTCGCGCTCGGTGCCGTCGCGCAGGGCGACGACGGGCCCGACGATCTCCGGGATGACGTCTCCGGCCTTGCGCAGAACGACGGTGTCCCCGATCAGCACGCCCTTGGCCCGCACGACGTCCTGGTTGTGCAGCGTGGCCATCTCCACCATGGAGCCGGCGACGAGGGCCGGCTCCATCACGCCGTACGGGGTCACGCGCCCGGTGCGGCCCACGCCCACGCGGATGTCCAGCAGCTTGGTGTGGACCTCCTCGGGCGGATACTTGTAGGCCACCGACCACCGCGGCGTGCGGGAGGTGTGCCCGAGCTGGCGCTGCGTGGCGCGGTCGTCGACCTTGACCACGATGCCGTCGATGCCGTGGTCCAGGGAGTGGCGCTTGTCCCCGTACTCATCGATGTACTCCACGACCTGGTCGATGCTGCTCAGCACCCGGGAGTACGGGCTTACAGGCAGGCCCCATGTGGCCATCAGGTCGTAGGCCTCCGACTGGGCGCTGATCTCCAGCCCCTCGGCGGCTCCGATGCCGTGCACGTACATGGACAGCGGGCGCTTGGCGGTCTCCGCCGGGTCCTTCTGCCGGAGGGAGCCGGCGGCGGCATTGCGGGGGTTGGCGAACGGCGCCTTGCCCTCCTCCACCCGCTGGGCGTTGACCGTCTGGAAGTCCTGGGTGGAGATGAAGATCTCGCCGCGGATCTCGATCTGCTGCGGGAGGTCCTCACCGCGCAGCTGCTGCGGGATGGTGGCGATGGTGGCGACGTTGTGGGTCACGTCCTCGCCGGTGGTGCCGTCGCCGCGGGTGGCCGCCCGGACCAGGCGGCCGTCCTGGTAGAGCAGGTTGATGGCCAGGCCGTCGATCTTGACCTCGGTGAGCCAGCGCAGCTCGGCGGCCCCGTGCAGGGTCTGGACCTGGGTCTCGGCACGCTCCAGCCAGGCGCGCAGCTCGTCGATGGAGAACACGTCCTCGAGCGAGTACATCCGCTCGAGATGGCGCACCGGGGCGAAGGCCGTCGAGGGCTCGCCGCCGACCTCCTGCGTGGGCGAGTCGTTGGACTGCAGCTCGGGGTGCAGCGACTCGAGCTCCTCGAGGCGGCGGTAGTCCTGGTCGTACTGGGCGTCCGAGACGGTGGGGGCGTCCTGCTGGTAGTACTCCACCCGCGCCTGGCGCACGCGCTCCACGAGCTCGGCGTACTCCTCCCGCAGGGCGTCCGCGGGGATCTCCCCTGCGGACATCTCGACGGGCTGGTCCTGCTCGGCTGCCTTCGCGGCCTGCGCCGCGGTCCTGTTCTGCTGGCTCACCCCGTCATTGTGGCGCACTGCTCCGACGACACGGCGTCGACGACGCCGGGGCGGGCAGGACCCGCAGATCCTGCCCGCCCCGGCGATCCGAGAGCGCTCCCGGGAGAGCTCAGTAGGCGACGTGCCGGCGCCGCGAGTGCTCGTCGAGCCTGCGCACGCTGAGCGCGGCGTGCGGACGGCCGCGACGGGCATCCCACACCACGACCTCGGCGGTGCGCAGCTCGGTGCCGCGTCCGTCGCGCTGAACCGACACGGACGGCGCGCCGGGCAGCAGCAGCGGGGCGCCGAACTCGACGTCCCACCGCAGCGGCGCGGGGGCATCGACCATGGCCAGGGCGCGTGAGGCCGTGTACATGCCGTGGGCGATGGCGCCCTTCATCCCGAGCGCCTTGGCCGAGGCCCCGCTGAGGTGGATGGGGTTGACGTCCCCGGAGACGGCCGCGTAGCGCCGACCGGTGTCGGCGCCGAGCTGCCAGCGGGCGGTGGGCAGCGGCGCCTCGAACTCCGGACGCGATGCCTGCTCGGCCTTCTCCTCCTCCGGCAGGCGCACGCCCCGGGCCAGGTACGTGGAGGTCCCCGTCCAGGCCATCTCCTGGGTGTCCTCGGTGCGCAGCTCCGCCACGACGTCGAACTGCGCCCCGGAGCGATGCGGCCGCAGGTTCTGAGCGCGCACCGTGATGCCCACGTGCTCGCCCACCAGCAGCGGCAGCTCGTGCACGACCGAGTTGGACAGGTGCACCAGCCCAAGCAGCGGCAGCGGGAAGTCCTCGCGGGTCAGCAGCGCCATGGCTGCGGGGAACGACAGCGCGTGCAGATAGCCGCTGAAGGCCTCCACGCCGCCGTCGGGCCGCGTGCGGATCGGGGCCCCGACCACCTCGCAGAAGCCGCGGTGTGCCTGGTCGTCGATGAGGACGTCGGCCACGAGCAGGTCCACCGCCGGCAGCACGAGCCGAGTGCCGCCGGCGGAGGCGCTGCCCGAGCCCTGCCCAGGGATCGCGCCGGCCGCCTTGGCCCACAGGCCGCGGACCGTGCGGGTGCCCGCGCCGAGTGCCGATCCTCCGGCCGCCCGGGCGTAGAGCGGGCCGAGCGCGGGCAGCTCGGGCAGGAGGACGACGTCGCGATCGGCGCCGTCGAGGTGCGTCTGCTGGTCGTGCATGCTCACGCTCCCACCAGGTTCTGCCCGCACACGCGCAGGGTCTGCCCGGAGATCCCGGCTGCCGCATCCGAGAGCAGGAACGCGATGGCCTCGGCGACGTCCACCGGCAGGCCTCCCTGCTGCAGGGAGTTCAGGCGGCGGGCGACCTGGCGCCGGGCCATGGGGATCTTGGCGGTCATCTCCGTCTCGATGAAGCCTGGAGCCACCGCATTGGCGGTGCCGCCGCCGGCGGCCAGCTCCGGGGCCAGCGCGGCGACCATCCCGACCACGCCGGCCTTGGAGACCGCGTAGTTGGTCTGCCCGCGATTGCCCGCGATGCCCGAGGTGGAGGCGAGCCCCACGACCCGCAGCCCCTGGGCCAGCGGGTCGGCCAGCAGCTGCTGCGTGATCCGCAGCGGGGCCTCGACGTTGACGGCCTGGACCGAGGCGAAGCGGCCCTCATCCATGTTGGCCAGCATCTTGTCTCGGGTGATCCCGGCGTTGTGCACGATGCCGTCGATCCGCCCGAACCGGGTCCGGCAGTGCTCCAGGATGCGCTGGCCGGCGTCATCGGCGGTCACGTCCAGCGGCAGCGAGGCGGCCCCGATCGCATTGGCCAGCTTGGCCAGGGCGTCACCGGCGGCCGGGACGTCGATCGGCACGACCTGGGCGCCCTGCGCGTGCAGCAGACGGGCGATCTGCTCGCCGATCCCGCGGGCGGCGCCGGTGACCACGATGACCCGGCCCTCGAGCGGCGTCTCCCCCAGCGCGGCCTGAGCCAGCGAGGCGGGTCCGGCCTCCGAGGTGACGGGCAGGAACTGCCCCGAGACGAACGCGCTGCGTCCGGAGAGCAGGAAGTCGAGGCCGCCGAGCACGGAGGGGGCATCGACGGCGACGCCGTCCGCCACCACGATGCCGTTGGCGGTGGCCCCTCCGCGCATCTCCTGGGCCAGCGAGCGGACCAGGCCGACCGCGCCCTGCCGGGCCGCGTTGCGGCGCACGGACTCGGTCCCGGCCTCGACGGCCGAGGCCGACACGGCGACGGCCGAGCCTGCTGCCACGCCCTCCGCCGCACGGGAGACAGCCACCACGCGGGCGCCGCGGTCGAGCCGGCGCAGCACGGAGCCCAGCGACAGCGACGGCGCCGTGAGATCCGACGGCCCGTGCGCCTGGCTCAGCACCAGCAGCGCGGCCTGGATCCGCTCGGATCCCTCGGCGACGGCCTGGGCATCCCGGCGGACGTCGTGCCCGCGAGCGCTCAGCGCCTGGGCGAGGGCATCGGCATCAGCCGACGACGACTCGTCCGCGATCACCAGCACGGTGCGCGGCTTCTCCGGCCTCCCGGCTTCGTGGCGGGTCAGCGACACCGGGGCGGGCAGCCCCAGAGCGCCGGCCACGGAGCGGCCGGGGCCGGTGGCGACGACGTCCAGGTAGGCGTCCTGCGACGAGCGCAGGTCGGTCAGGGTTCGCGTCCAGCGCGGGGTCTTGGGCATGCGAGGGCCTTTCGAAGGAGTGCGTGCGAGGTCTCGGAGGTGTGTGCTGCCGACGGGTCAGTCCTGCGGCTGGGCGCGCAGCAGGGCCACGACGCCCTGGCCGCCGGCGGCGCACACGGAGATCACACCGGTGGTGGGACGGCCCAGCTCGACGGCGCGGGCCTTGAGCTCCTTGGCCAGCGAGGCCACGATGCGGGTGCCGGTGGCGGCGAAGGGGTGTCCGGCCGCCAACGAGGAGCCGTTGACGTTCAGGCGCGAGCGGTCCACGGGGCCGACCGGCTCGTCCAGGCCCAGGCGCTCGCGGCAGAACTGCTCGTCCTCCCAGGCGGTCAGGGTGGCCACGACCGTGGAGGCGAAGGCCTCGTGGATCTCGACCAGGTCGACGTCCTGCAGGCGAAGTCTCTGGCGGGCCAGGAGGCGCGGCATGGCGTAGGCGGGGGCCATGAGCAGGCCCTCGTCACCGTCCACGAAGTCCACGGCCGCCGACTCGACGTCCACGATCTCGGCCAGGCGCGGCATCTTGTGCTCGCGCGCCCAGTCCTCGGAAGCCAGCAGGACCGCCGAGGCGCCGTCGGTCATGGGAGTCGAGTTGCCTGCCGTCATGGTGGCCTCGCCCAGGGACTTGCCGAAGACCGGGGAGAGCCCGGCGAGCTTCTCGGCGGTGGTGTCCGGACGCAGTGTGGTGTCCCTGCGGACGCCGCGGAACGGAGTCACGAGGTCGTCGAAGAAGCCGCGGTCCCAGGCAGCGGCGAGGTTCTGGTGGCTGGCGGCGGCCAGCTCGTCCTGGGCCTGGCGGGTCACGCCCCACTTCTTGCCGGTGATCGCCTGCGACTCGCCCATGGACAGTCCCGTGCGCGGCTCGGCCACGCCGGGGGCCACGGGGGCGAGATCGCCGGGGCGCAGCTTGGACAGGGCCTTGAGCTTGGCGCCGGTGGTCTTGGCGTAGTTCAGCTCGAGCAGCACGCGGCGCAGGCCCTCGCCCACGACGATGGGGGCGTCCGAGGCCGAGTCGGCACCTCCGGCGATCCCGACGTCGATCTGGCCGCAGCGGATCTTGTTGGCGATCAGCGAAGTGGTCTCCATGCCGGTGGCACAGGCCATCTGGACGTCGATGCCCGGGGTGCGCGGATCCAGTGCGGAGCCCAGCACGGACTCGCGGACCATGTTGAAGGCCTTGGGCTGCTTGAGCACAGCACCTCCGGCGACGGCTCCCAGGCGCTGTCCGGCCAGCCCGGTGCGTGCGACCAGGCCGTCCAGCACGGCGGTGAACATGTCCTGGACCGAGGCCTGGGCGTAGGCGCCGCCGGACTTGGTGAACGGGATGCGGTCGCCGGCCACGACCCACGCCGAGCGCAGGCGGGGGGCGGTCTCCCCCGTCTCGGCGCCGCGGGCGAGATCTGCGGGGGTGGGAACGGACTCGGAGGCTGCAGAGGCGGTCATGGGGATCTCCTGTGGATCGAGGATCGGTCGATCGCGCATCTTTCTGCGATCTGGGTCACTAGATACCGAGAGTACCTGATACTCTCGGTATCGTGAACCGCTCAGCAGTGCAGCACCGCAACCGCCTCGGGACCGCCGAGGACCCGCAGCAGGCCGATGGCCGCGCCCGCCGATGGAACCGCCACCGGGAGCAGCGCCGCCTCGAGCTGCTGCGGCTGTCCCGCCGCGCCGTCGCCGAGCTGGGCCCCGGCGCCTCCATGGCGGAGATCGCCGCGGCCTGCAGCACCTCCAAGTCGGTCTTCTACCGCTATTTCAAGGACAAGGAGGGCCTGCGCCGCGAGCTGGCCACCTATGTGGTCGAGCGCATGGCCCAGCGCATGCGCAGCGCGGCCGCGGAGGCCCCGTCGTTCCGCGCCTCGATCCGCACGATCGTGGAGCAGTACCTCTGGCAGCTAGAGAACGCCCCGGACGTCTACCGCTTCGTGACCCAGGGCACGGACGGCTCGAGCGAGGACCCCGTGGGCCGCTTCGCCGCCGCCGTCGCCGATCTGCTGGTGGAGGCCCACCGCCGCCACGCCCCCACCGAGCGATGGCTCGAACCGGCGATGGCCCGCTACTGGGCCGCCGGCGTGGTCGGGATGGCGCGCGGTGCCGGCGAGTCCTGGAGCCTCTCCGAACACGATGACCGCAGCAGTGACGAGCGCCCTCAGCTCGACGAGTTCGTAGAGATCGTCACCGGCTGGGTCATCGCCGGAACCACCCCGCCCGGCTCCGAGGCCGCGGGCTCCCAGACCCAGGCGCGCGCCTCACCCTGAGCACTCGCACCCGAGCAGACCCGTCCCAGCACTCCCGACAGGCCGCACAACGGCCGAGCCGATCCACCGGCCGACCCACCGCAGGAGGACACCATGACCACCGTCGCCGAGAAGAGCACCACCGCAGCCGCCGAGCAGGCAGCCAGCCCTCACCTGGACCCTGCCGCAGAGAGCGCTGTCGTCCACCACGACGCCCTGCGCGACATCCTGGCCGGGCGCTGGGCCGAGCAGCGCCGCCAGGCCCGCCGCCTGGCCGCGGACCCGCGCCTGCACATCGCCCCGGGCACCCACTGGTCCGAGCACCGGGAGAAGACCTTCGACAACCTGTCGATCCTGGCCGAGTCGGATGCCGTGCGCGCCGGGCTGCCTGCCTCCCTGGGCGGTTCAGGAGATCCCGCCTCCTACCTCTCGGGCTTCGAGGAGTTCGTCCTCGCGGATCCGTCGCTGCAGATCAAGGCGGGCGTGCAGTGGGGCCTGTTCGGCTCCGCCGTCGTGAACCTGGGCACCGAGCAGCACCATCAGCGCTGGCTCAAGGACATCTGGTCCCTGAAGATCCCGGGCGCCTTCGCCATGACGGAAACCGGCCACGGCTCGGATGTGGCCTCGATCGCCACCACCGCCACCTTCGACGCCAGCACGCAGGAGTTCGAGATCCACACGCCCCACCGCGGGGCCTGGAAGGACTACCTGGGCAACGCCGCTCTGCACGGCCGCGCGGCCGTCGTGTTCGCCCAGCTGATCGTCGACGGCGTGAACCACGGGGTCCACGCCCTGTTCGTGCCGCTGCGCGATGACGAGGGCGAGTTCCTGCCCGGCGTCGGCGGCGAGGACGACGGCCACAAGGGCGGTCTCAACGGCATCGACAACGGCCGCCTGCACTTCGACCACGTGCGCGTGCCGCGCGAGAACCTGCTCGACCGCTACGGCCATGTGTCCGAGGACGGCACTTACACCTCCCCCATCGAGTCCCCGGGCCGCCGCTTCTTCACGATGCTCGGCACGCTGGTCCAGGGCCGCGTCTCCCTCGACGGTGCGTCGATCATCGCCGCGCGCGCCGGGTTGGACATCGCCCTGACCTACGCCTCCCAGCGCCGTCAGTTCGCCCCGGTCAAGGGCAAGGAGGAGTCGGTGCTGCTGGACTACCACCAGCACCAGCGCCGCCTGTTCCCGCTGGTCGCCAAGGTCCTGGCCGCGGGCTTCGCCCACGACGAGCTGCTCGAGGCCTTCGACGGCGTCTTCTCCGGGCGCAACGACACCGACGAGTCCCGCCAGGACCTGGAGACCATGGCCGCCGCGCTCAAGGCGACCTCCACCCGTCTGGCCCTGGACTCCCTGCAGGAGTGCCGCGAGGCCTGCGGCGGCGCTGGCTTCCTGTCCGAGAACCGCCTCACCGGGCTGCGCGCCGACCTGGATGTCTACGCGACCTTCGAGGGCGACAACACCGTTCTCATGCAGCTGGTGGCCAAGCGCCTTCTCGGCGACTTCGCCAAGGGCATCTCGTCGCTGCCGGCCGCGGGCAAGGCGCGCTGGGCCGCCAGCCGCGCCGCCGAGACCACGCTCAGCCGCTCCGGGCTGCGCGGGCTCTCCCAGGTCCTGCGCGACACCGGCGACCCCCGCCGCTCGGTCAACTTCCTGCGCGATCCGGAGACGCAGCACGGCCTGCTCTCCGATCGCGTGCGCACCATGGTCGAGGAGGCCGCCGAGAACATGCGCGGCGCGGACCGCTCCGACCCGCAGGCAGCCGCCGACGCCTTCGACCGCAACCAGAACCGCCTCATCGAGGCCGCCCGAGCCCACGGACACCTGCTGCAGTGGGAGGCCTTCACCCGGGCCCTGGATGAGATCGACGACGACGGCACCCGTCAGGTCATGATCTGGCTGCGCGACCTGTTCGGGCTGAGCATCATCGACGAGAACCTGGACTGGTACCTGGCCCACGGCCGGCTGTCGCTGATGCGCGGTCGCATGGTCGACGCCTACCTGCAGCGCCTGGTCGGGCGCCTGCGTCCGCACATCATGGATGTGGTGGCGGCCTTCGACTTCCCGCAGGAGCTGCTGCGCGCCAAGATCGCCTCGGGCGCCGAGGCCCAGCGCCAGCAGGAGGCTGCCGATCACCGCGCCGCCGAGGAGGCGGCCGGCGTGGCCGCCGCGGCCGAGGGCTCGTCCCGGGACTCCTCGGACGCCGAGCACCCCAGCTCTGATCAGACCGCGCCCGCGCAGGCCGATCCCACGCTGGACAGGCCGCTCGAGACCATGTGAGCGCACCGGCTGGGCTCGCGCCCGCCAGCGCGGCCGCACCGATGAGGCGAGGCCCCGGGACCGATGTCCCGGGGCCTCGCGTCACGCCCGCACCTTCCTGCCGCGCCGCTCCAGCTGCTGGGGGCCCGCTGTCAGGATGTCGGTGACATCCAGTGGCCGAATCCGGACCGCTGCGCCATCGAGTGGCCGAAGATCCACAGCTTCCGCGCTGAGACGGTGACGAAGCGGCCACTGGATGAAGGTGGTGTGAGGACTCGGCCACTCGATGTGCCCAGATCTCCTCGACACCGTGATCGAGCCGCCCGAGGCGCTCCACTCGCCACGTCCAGCCGTCCGCTGGTGCCCTCCCCCATTGGAGTGGCCCCCTGACGTCCCCATCTCCTCAAGTGGCCCCCTGGTGTCTCCATCGCATCGAGTGGCGCCATGGTGTCCCATGGCCCATCGAGAGGCGTCGGGGTGTGCGTCTGGACACCGCAGCGGACGCGAGGCCTCACCGCGGAGTTGGTGGACGTGGGGGCCGATGCGGTGCGGGGACGTCGTCGGCGCGGTGCCGATGAGCGTCCCGGTCTGGATCACTCGAGCGTTCGCATCCGGCCCGCTGGGGAAGCGCCGGCACGATGGCCGGGTGCGGTCAGGCGGCGCCTCCGTCGAGCTCGTGGCGCAGCTCGATCGGCACGAACGTGGTGGTGTCCTCGTCGGCCGGGCGCGAGCTCACGGCGTCGGCGACGATCACCGTGACGTTGTCGCGAGCCCCGGTGCGCAGCGTGGCGTTGACCAGGACGTCGGCGGCCTCCTTGGGGTGGGGCACCGAGTGCACCACGCGGGCGATGTGCGCCACGGAGACCTCGCCGGTGAGCCCGTCGGAGCACAGCACCAGGCGATCGCCCGCTCGCGCCGGCAGGACCCACACGTCCGGCTCCCAGACCTGGCCGGTGCCCAGCGCGCGCGTGATCACGTTGCGGCGCGGATGGACCATGGCCTGGGCCGGGGTGATCTGCCCGATCGAGACCAGGTACTGGACCTCCGAGTGATCCACCGTGATCTGCTGCAGCTCAGGCTGCGGGGCCTCCGGCGCGCCCGGCACGGGGGTGAGGCGCTCGGTGGAGGAGCCCTCCTCCAGGCCGACCTGCTGCGGCGGCTCCACGCGCTCGTCGGAGATCGGGATGACGTCCGTGACCTCCACTCCCGCCTCCTTGTAGGCGGAGAACTGATCCGTGGCCCGCTTGGCGACCGCAGCGTGATCTGGCGCGGGGGCCTCCCCCTGGGGGCGCAGCAGGCGGTAGGTGCGCGAGTCGCCGATGTTGAAGACCACCCAGAAGGGATCGCCTCCCATCTCGACCAGCCAGGCACCGGTGACGGTGGTCCCCGCACGCCCGCCGAGCTCGTCCTGGATGGAGCTGTCGGCCTGGTGGAGCACCGCACGCAGCTTGCGCACCAGCACGAGGGCCTCGGCCGGGATCTCCGGATCGAGCTTCATCTCGCGCTCGATCCGCTCGCGGAACCGCGCCACGTCCTCCGGCGGCTCGGGCTCGGCGGGCACCTCGACCTCGGCGGGCCTGCGGGAGCTGAACAGCGCGGAGCCGCCCAGGGTGCGCACGGCCATGGCGGAGGCGACCTCGCCGGCCTCGTGGCCGCCCATGCCGTCGGCGACCGCGCACATGGTCCGGGTGACCACGAGCGAGTCCTCGTTGGTCTCCCGGTGACGACCGCGGTCGGTCGCGGCGCCTGCTCTGATGACGAGCGGAGCACTCATTCGTAGTCAACTTCCAGTTGGGGGCCGGTCCCAGCGGTGATCCGCACGG is from Kocuria palustris and encodes:
- a CDS encoding PP2C family protein-serine/threonine phosphatase → MSAPLVIRAGAATDRGRHRETNEDSLVVTRTMCAVADGMGGHEAGEVASAMAVRTLGGSALFSSRRPAEVEVPAEPEPPEDVARFRERIEREMKLDPEIPAEALVLVRKLRAVLHQADSSIQDELGGRAGTTVTGAWLVEMGGDPFWVVFNIGDSRTYRLLRPQGEAPAPDHAAVAKRATDQFSAYKEAGVEVTDVIPISDERVEPPQQVGLEEGSSTERLTPVPGAPEAPQPELQQITVDHSEVQYLVSIGQITPAQAMVHPRRNVITRALGTGQVWEPDVWVLPARAGDRLVLCSDGLTGEVSVAHIARVVHSVPHPKEAADVLVNATLRTGARDNVTVIVADAVSSRPADEDTTTFVPIELRHELDGGAA